A genomic window from Triticum urartu cultivar G1812 chromosome 7, Tu2.1, whole genome shotgun sequence includes:
- the LOC125522140 gene encoding UPF0047 protein YjbQ-like translates to MHAAATAPALAPPVLLPLCLPTGAGSSARPRRAARAAVRCELAAASASPSAAPVAAPRWAQRTVVIPPQRRGCHIITHKIMHAIRSDLSEFKCGLAHLFLHHTSASLTLNENYDPDVQTDTETFLSRIVPEGPSAPWRHTIEGSDDMPAHIKSSMFGCALTIPITDGRLNMGTWQGIWLCEHRDYATPRTIVITLSGI, encoded by the exons ATGCACGCGGCAGCGACCGCCCCGGCGCTGGCGCCGCCCGTCCTCCTCCCCCTCTGCCTGCCCACCGGCGCCGGCTCCTCCGCCcggccgcgccgcgccgcgcggGCCGCCGTTCGGTGcgagctcgccgccgcctccgcctcccccTCCGCGGCGCCCGTGGCCGCCCCCCGCTGGGCCCAGAGGACGGTCGTCATCCCGCCGCAGCGCCGCGGCTGCCACATCATCACTCACAAG ATCATGCACGCGATCAGGAGCGACCTCTCCGAGTTCAAGTGCGGCCTGGCGCATCTCTTCT TGCACCACACGAGCGCTTCACTCACTCTTAATGAGAACTACGACCCCGATGTCCAAACTGACACTGAAACATTCCTTAGTCGAATTGTCCCAGAG GGTCCATCTGCTCCATGGAGGCACACCATTGAAG GATCTGATGACATGCCAGCACATATCAAATCATCAATGTTTGGCTGTGCCTTGAC AATTCCTATCACTGACGGGCGTCTCAACATGGGAACTTGGCAG GGTATATGGCTCTGTGAACATCGTGATTATGCTACTCCTCGCACAATTGTGATTACTCTCAGTGGGATATGA
- the LOC125521076 gene encoding probable glutathione S-transferase GSTF1 gives MGTEVKVKVFGPARSTCVARVLVCLEEVGAEYELVHVHLPAGDHKGPAHLARTPFGQVPAFQDGDLILFESRAISRYVLRKGASDLLRENSLSKSTMVDAWLEAESHNFDRAMSAITFQCFVVPMFMGGTADERVVKENLEKLKVTLGVYEERLSRFKYLAGDFISLADLSHCPMAHYLLASPCSSVLDAYPRVKAWVDGMMDRPSVKKVMELMDAP, from the exons ATGGGGACGGAGGTGAAGGTGAAGGTGTTCGGGCCGGCGAGGTCCACCTGCGTGGCACGGGTGCTGGTGTGCCTGGAGGAGGTCGGCGCCGAGTACGAGCTGGTGCACGTCCACCTCCCCGCCGGCGACCACAAGGGCCCCGCGCATCTCGCCCGCACT CCCTTTGGTCAGGTCCCGGCTTTCCAGGACGGCGATCTCATCCTTTTCG AGTCGCGTGCGATTTCGAGGTACGTACTCCGCAAAGGCGCATCCGATCTACTCCGAGAAAATAGCCTCTCCAAATCGACGATGGTGGACGCGTGGCTGGAAGCAGAGTCCCACAACTTCGACAGGGCCATGTCGGCGATCACCTTCCAGTGCTTCGTCGTGCCCATGTTCATGGGCGGGACAGCCGACGAGAGGGTCGTCAAGGAGAACCTGGAGAAGCTGAAGGTGACCCTCGGAGTCTACGAGGAGCGTCTGTCCAGGTTCAAATACTTGGCCGGAGATTTCATCAGCCTGGCGGACCTCAGCCATTGCCCCATGGCTCACTACCTGCTGGCCAGCCCCTGCTCGTCGGTGCTCGATGCGTATCCGCGTGTGAAGGCGTGGGTTGATGGCATGATGGATCGGCCGAGCGTGAAGAAGGTCATGGAGCTTATGGATGCGCCGTGA